DNA sequence from the Clostridium kluyveri genome:
TTAATCGCCTTGAAAAACTCAGGCAATGACTTTTTGGTTAGCACGGCTTCTCTTGAAGGGTATCAGCCGTTATACGGTACGCCAGTTCTGCTTCTTTTTTCAGCTAAAAAAGGTGAACCCTATAGTGACGCTAATGCCTCTTGCGCTGCGGCCAATGCCACTATTGCCGCAACCGAACTTGGGCTTGGTTCCTGCTATGTGGTTTCTCCGCTGTTCGGAATAAAGGCGAATCCTGAATTAGGGGAAAAAATCGGTATTCCTGAAGGTTTCAAACCCATCTGCGGTGTTCTGATAGGATACGCTAGTGGAAATGCCTTTGAGTCCCCCAAACCTACAAATACTATCAATTACTGCAAATAAGTACTTTGCTGTTTCAGGTTATATTTGTATGATTAAAAGCCCGTAGAAATCTTGAGTTTCTGCGGACTTACTTTACTAAAGATTACGTATGTCAAGTGTTTCAAAAGGGCATAACGGGAAGCGAACAAAATTAGATAGTAAATTGTTTACTAGTTTTAAAAAGTTCATACGTGTAAGATAAATAAAAGGTACAAAGTAAGAAAACAAAGTAAATTAACTACTATAACTTACTTTGTTTTTTTATAATGTTTTTTAATTATCATTGCAAGATCTACTATAAAGTCTCTATCTTCAATGTCTTTCAAGTTCAAATTATATTTTTCTTTTGTCCTGCAGAGTAAATAATCTAAACTTACATTAAATATGTCTGCTAGTTTAACCAAGTTGTTTATACTAGGTTCAATATCTTGTGATTCGTAGCTGGAAATAGATTGCCTTGAAACACCTAACATTCTTCCTAATTCATCCTGGGTTAGCTCCTTCTCTTCTCTTAATTCTTTTAGCCTATCCCCAAACATATTTTGTTATCCTCCTAAATTTTGTTATACAATTTACAGTTTATAGGAAGATCTATAATTTACTCTTTTATTCAAGTTATTTTTTCTTTTTTGAATAAAAAGGACAATAAAATTGTCCTTCGTAAAAATAAAGAAACAACATTATTGGACACATTGTAAATTCATTACATGTTTTTTTGATAAAGGGAATACTTATATAATTCATTTTATAAAGGGAAGTATTTTCTAGCTTACTTAAATAACTTTGGCTTATACCAAGTCTTTCAGCCATTTGTTTCTGTGTAATGCCTAATTTATTTCTTATTGCTCTAAACAAATAAACCACCTCGATTCTACATTATACGACAATATTCTCAAACTATAAATAATCAAATGTTGGAAAATGTAACTAATTGGTGAATGATATTCCTCCTAGGAATATTATTTGTGTTATTATATAAAGCAATAAAAGGTGCACCGTTTAAATTGAGTAACAAAGGAGGGGGCTTTACATGGTGAGTGAAACTTTAAGAAAAGTGGATATGTTAACAATTTTGTGGTAATATGGTAGTAGTGAATCAGAACGGATGTTCTATCAAATGGTATTATGTGGGACATAGGGGGTATAGATTTGAAATTAGAAAAAGTTATTTTAGAAATAATGGAAATGGAGGATCTTAAGAAAATAGAACTAGTTGAATTAGATGAATGTATTGATAAAATCAATACATCAGTGGATAGTATTAAGTCATCTGCATTAGAAGCAACCCCTTTAATTTAAAGGGTTGCTTCTAGGAATTAAATATTTAAATAAGGTTTTAGTTTTTCATAGTAAACCCTATTAATAACAGTAGTACCGTTTTCCCAATTTTTAAATGCTCTATAATCGATTCCTGTTAACTTTCCGGCGTGCCAATATGATAAATTGTGTTTGATTCTCCAATTTTTTATCATGTGGCTATAGTTGGAAAATATAAATTTATAGTAATCATCATAATAGTATTCTATGGATCTCTTTATAACTTTAGATATTTTTACTAGAATAGCAGGGGAGGGAAAGCACATTCCAGATTCATAATCTTGTATAGTTGAATGACTGACACCTATCAATTTTCCTAATTGATATTGTGATAAGTTTTTAATTAATCTACTTTTTTCTATACGGTTGCCAACTGTTTCCTCACAAAGATGTTTATATAATTCTTCATACAAGTTGATGTAAACTTGTTGAGTAACGATTGCACTTTGGTACAAATGGCTTCTGCTCGCTGTACCAAAGTGCAATGAAGGGTACTGTACCTCTAAAGAAGTAATTTTTTTTTATCTCCCCAGAACTTTATTGTGAGGTTCCCGGTATCTCCATCCCACAAAACACTATCTAGCATTACATTATATATAAGTTTTACTTCTTCGTCTTCTAGTTCATCTATTATCTGCATTTTATCTAAACATTTAAATATCATTTCTAGACTTAGGTCTGCCTGGGAAATTAAATTGGTAGAAGTCTCAACGTCAATTAACTTCTTCTGATGATCTTCTATTTCTCTATTAAGGTTTTCAATTTGTGGAATAATATATTTAGCAGCAACAGGGCTAAGTGACATTTGGTTTACAAGATTTTCAATTTGTTTCTTTTTATTATCTATATCTTTTTTTATATTATCTATATTTTTAAATTCATAGGATTTAGTACTAAGGAGCTCCTTTTTGTATTCTTCTACTTCTTTTCTAAGTAAACCTTTATTAAGTGAATATTCTTTTAGCTTTTCTTTTAGAATTTTTTCTATATCGTCAGTTCTAACATTAGCATTGTCACATCTAGTATTTCCACTGGAGTTTTTTAGCGTACACTTATAATAAAATACTTTTCCGGATTTATTTCTACCATGTATAACTTTCATATTGCTGCCGCATTTAGCACATTTTAAAATTCCTGTAAGTAGAGCATTATGGGTTTTTCCCAATCTTGGAGCCTTTTCTTTGTTTTCGTGTAATAATTTTTGAACCATTAACCAGTCTTTGGCATTTATTACACCTTCATGTTTAGCTATAGCTGCAATCCATTCTTCTACATCTCTATATATGGCTTTACCACGTTTCTTATTATAAGTTAGAATACCATGCTTACCACCTGGATTTCCCACTACAGTCATCCCTAGATCGCTTAAATATAGAATAACATTTTTGTCGGCTTTGACATAAACCGGATTAACAAGGATGTCTTGAATACCACTCTTATTCCAAACATCCTTACCGGTTTTGGTTTTAATAAAGTTTTGATTCAGGTACTTAACAACTTGGCTTAAAGATTTTAATTCTAAATATTTATCATATATTAGTCTTACGGTTTTCATTTCATCAGAGACAGGAGTTAACTTGTGCATTTTTCGCTCTTTAAAATCTTGGTCAAAATAGATTATTTCCTCTGATTTAAACCCTAATGGAGTTTGTCCGCCTAACCAACGACCACTTTTGGCAAGCTCCAACATATTATCTCTTACACGTTCTGCAATAGTTTCTCTTTCTAGCTGTGCAAAGACACTGGCAATGTATATCATGGCCTTTCCCATTGGGGTACTTGTATCAAACTGCTCTTTTATACTTATAAAACTTACATTGTAATTTTGCAATAATTCTAAAGTAGATGAAAAATCAGCAACATTACGAGAAATTCTATCCAATCTATAGCATATTAGGACGTCAAATTTCTTATTTGACGCATCTTTTATCAATTCCTGAAATTTAGGTCTGTTTGTATTTCCGCCACTAAATCCTTCATCTTCATATATTATAAATTCCATAGTTTCACCGTAAAGTCTAGTACAATATTCCTGGCACATTTGTATTTGATTCTCTATGCTATCACCTTTACCGGTGAATTTTGATTTTCTTGAGTATATAGCTGCTATCATAAAAATACACCTCATCTATAGAAATGCTATAATTTATAAAAATAAATTTAAATAAGTTTAAATTTAATATAATTGTGGTATAATATGTTTAAAAGAAGCCGTTGCGGTTTCAACGTTATATGTTTTTAGTTCATTAAAAATGCACTTACTGGAATGGGTGCATTTTTAGTTTTTTGAGTTTTTATCTTTGTTATCATCAACGGTAATTGAAATTTCATTATCGCCAACTTTAGAGCTGTTCTTATATTTAAGAATAGCTTTTTCTTTTAAGTATGCAAGCATAGCAAAAATACCTACTATGCCGATTATAGTAACGCATACCATAGCTGCAATAACAATATATCCACCCACACTGCCACCTCCTCTGCTGTCAAATTAACCGCAACGACCTCTTTTGTAAGAGATAAATTCTGGGAGGTGGCCAACTAAAAACATTTTTATTCTCTTGGTAAATATTATAACATATATATAAATAATTTCTAAGTCTGTTAAGAACTTTTCTAGCAGGCTTTATTTTTATATAAATTCTATGGATAATTCAACATATTTAGATAAAATATAGTAATATATAAATAAAATAAGATATTATTATAAGTAATTATGAAAATAGAAAATCAAAATGTAATAGTTATTTAAAATTTAAGTATAAACATGAGGAGATGATTTTTTGAGGTATGCTCTAATTGATAATTCAACCTTAACCGCGGTACAAAGAATTCTTGGAGAAATTCCAATAAAAAATAAACATACTATTGACGGAGATATTATTGCTTTAGAAAATTATATTCAAGCAATTTTATTTTATGATAAGTTGATATATCTTGATGATTACAAAGAAACTTATCGAGATTCTAGAGAAAAATTTTTTGATAATATGATGAACTTCAGTCCAAGTGAAGTAGGATATTCATCTTTATTAAAAACTGCAAAACAAATAACAGAAGAAATTGTTCCATGTGTAGAAGGAGGAAAATTTTCAGATAAAGATTTCAAGCCTTTCTTTGATTTGCTAAAAATGAATGTTACGTTTACTTGGGATATAAGATCAAGTGTTTATTTCTTGACCGAGAAGATGTTAGAAGAAATAGGAGGGATTGATGTTGAGAAGTATAGCAAATTATCAAATATGATATTTATGGAGCTGTCAGAAAAAAAAATTACTAAAAAAAATAATACGAATGGTAAGATAAAATTATATGATTCACACGGAAGAGAAATAAACTCTTCATATAAAGTTATAGATCGTGATGGAAAAGAACAAGATACCGAATTATCTAGGCAAGTTGAAGTGTTCTTCGCAGCTTTAAATTGGCTTGCATTTAGGACAAGTTTATATACACTTTTAGCAAAAGAAATGAATTTAGAATTAATATTGCACCCTATAAGAAATCAATTTCAAATTAGTCTATTATCTAAAATTAATAAAGGTAAGGAAGATGTATTCAAAAATATCATAAACGCTATGAATGGAAAAGCCGTTGAAACTTTTACTAAGATAACGGAGACAACTCAACCTTTTGTTTTGCAACAACCTCTACCACTATTTACAGTGTGGTTAGCTCAAAAAACTAAGAATCCTTGTAATTTTATTGAAGAAGCATATAGTATTCGTAGTAATAAAGAATTTGTTCAAGCAAGGCAGAAGTTAATTGAATTGGAGTGTCTATTAGAAGAACAAAATTATAGTAAATTTGTCAAAGAAGCAAATAAATTAAACTTAGAGATTAAAAATGAAATTAATATGTTATGCTCAAGATATGGAGTTACAACTAACCAAGGTGTACCATTAACACAAATAATATCTGTATATAATATGACAACTTTAGCAACTAATCTTCCTAAGGTCCCTAATATTAATGTAGATATTAAGCCTTTGGCTTTTCTTAGAGATATTATTCCAAAGAAAGGGTTTAAAAGTATTTACAGGAATTTAATAAATGATTTAATTAGTATTTCACGTACAGGGAAATATTATGAGATTATATCTTCGAATGTTAAATTAGATAAAGGAGCTCGGTACTATGATTCAAAGACAGAGAAAATAGAGTATTCTAAAGCTAAGTCGTGGTGGAAAATACCAATGTAGAAAGTTACTAAATTGTATTTCGATTAACAAAAGACTTTATATTAAGAGGTTGTTACATTATAATATTCCAATTTTTATTATTAATCCTTATATAAGGATTAAAGAGAAACTCATAATACAAATTTCACACGAAATAAAATATAAAAAATAGAGTATAATTTATTAATATTAGTAGATCTCTATATATGAAAGGAGGAGTTTTATGGTAAGTAATACATCAATTATGTTCTTAATTATATCTCTAATTATTTCAGTTGGGTTACCTTTAGGGTTAGTAGCTTACTTTTATAAAAAGTATAAAATATCAATAAAATGTGTATTTATAGGAGTATTAATATTTATAATATTTTCTCAGATTTTAGAAAAAGCATTACATTATTTTGTACTAACAAAAAACCCTCATACCATAGCATTATTAAAGAATCCATGGCTATTTATGATTTATGGAGGACTTGCAGCAGGGATATTTGAAGAAGTGGGTAGATATATTGGTTTTAAGTTTTTGCTTAAAGGCCAAAGAGAATGGAAAGATGGAATCGCCTATGGTATAGGACATGGTGGAATAGAGGCTATATTAATAGGTGGAGTTGCAGGTATACAGAATATAGTATATTCAAATTTAATAAACTCTGGTACTTTTGAAAAAGTTCTTAGTGCCAAGCTTCCTGTTAGTATGTTAACATCAATAAAAAATAGCTTAGAGAACACTCCATCTTATATGTTTGGGTTTATAGGTATAGAAAGAATGCTGGTACTGCCATTACATATAGCACTATCTCTTGTGGTGTTATATGGAATTAAAAAAGGGAAAAAAATATATCTTTTATATGCTATAATAATCCATGCTATAGTTGATTTTCCTGCTGCTTTGTATCAAGCAGGAAAGATCAAAAGTATATTTTTGATAGAGGGTGTAGTTTTAGTAGTTGCTATTATATCTTTAATTTTCATCATTAAATCAAAGGTTTTATTTGACAAAACTTCTTCTGAAAAGGTGTATTAAAACGGCATGAATAACTAAAAAATATGGATGTTGTATAGTTTATAAGATTAAAGGAGCCATAAAGGCTCCTTTATTGATCTGAAATCTTATTTAAAAGTTTGCTATCTGTTTTTAAAGATGCCTTTATTAATTCTATGTAAGAATCATCTATTTCCCCATCATCATTAATAAGCCCATCTTCAAATAATTTCTTTATTAAGAGGGTAGTATATAAACCCTTGGATCTGAGGTTATTTTCATCATCATCTTTATGGCTTTTTATGTATTCTTCCAAAAGTTCATTACATTTTTTTAATATTTTATCACTTTCAGGATTGGGTTTAACGTATCCTATTTGTTCTAATAGATCCATTTCAGGAGTGTTCATTGATTGAGCAATTTTACATACATCTCCGAGTGATGGAGATCTTGAAACCTTTTCTTTTTCAAGGTTATCAACATACTCACATTCTAAGTCAGCTTTAGTGGCAAAATCCTGTAAAGATAAATTGTTTTTTTGTCTGTATTCGGAAATGATTTTTCCTAAACTTTTAGGACTAGAAGTATTAATGTTATTACTGTAAGGATTACGAATATCTGTAAGTCCCATTAGCCAGTCTAAAGATACATTAAAATCACTGACGATTCTTTTTTTTAGTTCATCATCTGGTTTACTAAAACCAGATTCATATTGAGATATTGTTGATTTTTTTAAGTTGTAAGGTTTCCCAAATTCCTCTTGAGTCAACCCGTTTTCGGTTCGCAGTAATTTTATTCTTTTTCCTAAAATATTGTCCACATCGTTTGTTTTATCAGGTAAATTTTCATTAATTTCAACATTAATCATATTTTCTTTTAATTGCGTGTTTATATTTTTCCCTTCTATATATCCAGCTAAAGTCATAAGTAATTCATATGAAACTTTAAGAGCAGATGAAATTTTTTTTAATATATCTGGCGAAGGGGCTCTCAGGCCTCGCTCAATTCTTGAAATGTGAGCAGCACTAACATTTGAATATAAGGCAAGTTGATTTATGGATAAATCTTTTTCTTCGCGAATCTCTTTTATATACTCACCGATATTTACATTCATACTTGAAGCTGAATTTTGGTCATTTATACTCATAAAAACAACCTCCTTATTTCTATTTTATTATATATATTGCCTGTAGGCAAATAATAAGATATCAAAAACAGAAAAATGTATTGACAACTGGCAAACAATATTATATTATATTGCCATAAGGTAATATTGCCAGATGGCAAAGGGAAGTGATTATATATGGATAACTTAATTAATTTAGATAAGCTAAGGCAATATATGAAAGAAAACAATATTTCAAAAAGTGAATTGGCTGAAATTATTGGCGTTAACTATACTACTGTTTATAGGATATTCAAAGGCACAAGAAAACCAGGTGTAAAATTTATATCTAAACTACTTAGCAGTAATATATCTTTAAAACATGATGAAATTTTTTTATAGTTTTTATTGCCAAGTGGCAATGAAAATCACTTCATAGCTTTATGCTTCACTTCAAAAAGCTATAAAAACTAGATCATATCTTTTCAAAACTTAATATAAAGCAATCAGTAACCTTCATACAATAGCGTTCATACCATAAACTAGGAGGCGATTAAACTGAAAAATAAAGTTAAATCTGTTACTGTGAGTTACCCAAGTGATGAACATAAAGAAGAATTTGATATTAGGTTACACAGGGTATTAGCAAAAATTATTGTTAATATGCCTCCAGAGAGATTAAAAAAGTTAGCGAACTTATAGTAAAAGTCTTTGAAGTTATAAAAAGTAATTAACTAAAGAGAAAAATGCAAAACACTTTATCGCATAGCCGAATATGGACAAACACGTTCCTAATATATGCTATGAAATTTTCAAAGTTTTTGCTACTAATATTTTAAATTTTAGGGTGTCAGCTTGAAAGGGGGTGAGGATGACAATGGGTACAACAATGATTTCTAAAACATTAAAACACATACAGAAGGAACACAAACTCACGTGCAAGCAAGTTGCCAAAATGGCAGGAGTAAGCGAATCAGCAGTGGTTAGATATGCACTAGGTGACAGAAATATGCCAGAGGATGTAATTGTAAACTTATCTAAGTTTAGCGAATTTGAAGAATTAAAGATGGCCTATAAGGCACAGAAAAAGATAGGGATTATAAATATACCTATGATGAATGGAATTGATGATAACATCCACTGTATGATTTTAAAAATGATTAGAGAAGAAATTCCTGAAGCTGTAAAAGCTTTTGGAGAAATATCAAGCTTAACAATGAATAAAAAGTCTTTGAGTAAAGATGAGATAGAAGAACTATATGAACATATGGAGCAGATAGCAGATTTAATACCTCCTATAGAAACATTCCTTATAAGACTTAAAAGGTTGTTTGGCGTCAGTTTGGACAGGCTAGATATGACAGAATGGGAGAAATTCAGGCAAAAGCGTTACATTGTAGATATAGAGGAGGGGTAACAAAATGACCAACTCAGTAAAAATTAAAATGGATGTATTTGCAGGAGCACAGGTAACACGCAGGGAATTGACTCAAAGCATTATTCAGGAACTATGTTACCCGCATGAAAACATTGATTACTATACTGATAATTTAGGGAGTCTACCCCTAGATGAATATTCAGAGGAATTGAAGAATATGGAACGACCATGTAGGAGGAGAAGGAGGGGAGTATAAATGGATTTAAGTAAATTATCTGTTGATGATTTAAAAAACGCTATCTGGACCTATAACAATGGTATGGTTCCAATTGGAGGGCTAGATGTAGAAAGGTATCGTATGGAACTTATCCTTAGAGGTGAAAATGGCAAAGGATATAGAGAGGAGTAGGAATAAGTGAAGTATATAGATAAAAAGGGCAAGGAAGTATTTGTTAGCCAGGGCTTAGGAATGAAAGAATATGGTTCATTTAGAAAGAGTAAAGCAGGAGGACTTCACCGTGTAAAATCCCCAATGATGCCAATGGCTTCATCCAGAGAAGAAGCTCAAAAGAACTTGGATTTATGGGCTAGGAAAAATGGATTGAAGGCAGTTGAGGAGGTAAAGAAGATGTTTGATGCTACTGAAGTAAAAGGATTTAACAAGCTGAATGATGCAGACAAGGACCTGTTCACAAGATTCTGTAAAAAGTTTTATGATGCATGGGAGTATCCAGAGAAGCATAAACCGGTAAAAGTGCAAAAAATGAAGGGGTATTTGAAGGTGACTTTGGTTGATGTTAGCTGGCTGCACATTACTAAGAATTGTGAGTGGTATTAGATATGGAGAGGGAGAGAAGAAGCCATGGGAAGGAATAGTAATTTTTCCATAAGTGAAGTTGAGTATCTAGAAAATAATTGGGGAATTAAGTCCATTAATGCTATGGCTAATGATTTAAACAGAAGTATATCTTCAATATTGAATAAGAAAACACGTTTGCAGCTTGGAGCATTTTTGGATAATGGTGAGTATATAACAGTCAATCAACTTTTTAAGGCTATAGGAAGAGAAAAAGGTACTGGTTATACATTGCGTAACTGGATAAGGAAAGGGTTCCCTGTTAAAAATAAAAAAGTTTTGAATAGTAGTTTTAGAGTAGTTTATTTGGAAGATTTTTGGAAGTGGGCCAGAGAATACAGAATGCATATTGATTTTAGCAAATTTAAAGAAAATGAATTGGGACTTGAGCCAGATTGGGTAAAAGGGCAGAGAAGGGCGGATATTGCTTTTTCTAAATACAAGGTTACCCCATGGACCAAAAAGGAAGATTCGCAGCTTGAAAGTTTACTTGGAATCTTCAGATACAGTTATAGAGAGCTGTCAATGCAGATCCTTAGGACAGAAGCAGGCATTAAAAGGAGAATCAACGATTTAGGTCTAAACATGTGGCCTATCAGGGACTTGTCCCGCAGCTGGAGAAGTGAAGAAATAAGTATTGTAACTGATATGTATAACAATGGTTATAAAAGTGATGTCATAAAAGAATATATAAACAAGTCTGCTCAAGCTATAAATGGGAAGATAGAAAGGTTAATAAGGGATGGCATATTAGTAAAACATAAATAGGAAAGAAGGTGGAAGCGTGATAAAACAATTGTTCCATAACGCCGGCATCAAAGTGACAGACCAGGAACTCAAAGAAATAATGCAAATCACTACAGACGACATAAGAGAAAACCGAATCAAGTTCGGTAAAAAGACAAGCTTACAGCAGATGTTTACCATTGCTAAAAGAAGTTTAAAGGTGCTTATTAGTGCTTGAAGGGAGGCCAATAGATGAGAGATAAGGAATTTGTTAAGCTGCAGAGAGAAAACAAGAAGCTTAGAGAGCTTTTAAGGGAAGGTATTCAACTTGCGGAAATTTGCGTGGAAAAGGTTAAGTGTCAGGAGGATGTGTGCAAGCAGAAGAGTTAGGGGGTGAATAACATGGATGCACTTACAGTAAAGAAGCTTAGAGAGTGCAAACTGGATAACAACGGAGAACTTTATGATCCGGTATCTGGAGAGACTTTTAAAGATATTGATGCACTGACAGTTGAGGAAGTAAAAGAATTTCTTAAATATGCGTAAAAAAAGCCCTCGCCAAAGGGCACAAAATTAAAACTTCATTATCCCCATTCTATCGCAGAATGGGGGAAAAATCAAATATGGGAGGAATTAAGATGGCAAAGTTTGATATTAATCAATCTATAAATGCTCAAGCAAAATTATGTGAAAAGAAAAACTATCCGCACTTTGCACCAAAGTCAGGAGTGTGCTGGTGCTGTAATCAAAATATCTACGAACAGATCGGATGGAAGCGTGATGAATTAGGAAGAAAGATAAGAGTTGATTTAGAAAAGGCTGATTTTAAAACAGGGATATCCACTGAAAAGGCCGGTAAAGAACTTATAACAGGTTGTCCACATTGTAATAGGACTTATTGTGATTAGGAGGTAGAACATGAGTAAAACAATAGTTTTAGAAAAACTGACTCT
Encoded proteins:
- a CDS encoding nitroreductase family protein; the encoded protein is MNTLEAIKARKSQRSYAQNPVEEEKIQQLISAANNAPKAGILHLSVIENQNILKALNDQTLIALKNSGNDFLVSTASLEGYQPLYGTPVLLLFSAKKGEPYSDANASCAAANATIAATELGLGSCYVVSPLFGIKANPELGEKIGIPEGFKPICGVLIGYASGNAFESPKPTNTINYCK
- a CDS encoding helix-turn-helix domain-containing protein; amino-acid sequence: MFGDRLKELREEKELTQDELGRMLGVSRQSISSYESQDIEPSINNLVKLADIFNVSLDYLLCRTKEKYNLNLKDIEDRDFIVDLAMIIKKHYKKTK
- a CDS encoding helix-turn-helix domain-containing protein codes for the protein MFRAIRNKLGITQKQMAERLGISQSYLSKLENTSLYKMNYISIPFIKKTCNEFTMCPIMLFLYFYEGQFYCPFYSKKKK
- a CDS encoding helix-turn-helix domain-containing protein, coding for MYEELYKHLCEETVGNRIEKSRLIKNLSQYQLGKLIGVSHSTIQDYESGMCFPSPAILVKISKVIKRSIEYYYDDYYKFIFSNYSHMIKNWRIKHNLSYWHAGKLTGIDYRAFKNWENGTTVINRVYYEKLKPYLNI
- a CDS encoding recombinase family protein, which produces MIAAIYSRKSKFTGKGDSIENQIQMCQEYCTRLYGETMEFIIYEDEGFSGGNTNRPKFQELIKDASNKKFDVLICYRLDRISRNVADFSSTLELLQNYNVSFISIKEQFDTSTPMGKAMIYIASVFAQLERETIAERVRDNMLELAKSGRWLGGQTPLGFKSEEIIYFDQDFKERKMHKLTPVSDEMKTVRLIYDKYLELKSLSQVVKYLNQNFIKTKTGKDVWNKSGIQDILVNPVYVKADKNVILYLSDLGMTVVGNPGGKHGILTYNKKRGKAIYRDVEEWIAAIAKHEGVINAKDWLMVQKLLHENKEKAPRLGKTHNALLTGILKCAKCGSNMKVIHGRNKSGKVFYYKCTLKNSSGNTRCDNANVRTDDIEKILKEKLKEYSLNKGLLRKEVEEYKKELLSTKSYEFKNIDNIKKDIDNKKKQIENLVNQMSLSPVAAKYIIPQIENLNREIEDHQKKLIDVETSTNLISQADLSLEMIFKCLDKMQIIDELEDEEVKLIYNVMLDSVLWDGDTGNLTIKFWGDKKKLLL
- a CDS encoding YhfC family intramembrane metalloprotease, encoding MVSNTSIMFLIISLIISVGLPLGLVAYFYKKYKISIKCVFIGVLIFIIFSQILEKALHYFVLTKNPHTIALLKNPWLFMIYGGLAAGIFEEVGRYIGFKFLLKGQREWKDGIAYGIGHGGIEAILIGGVAGIQNIVYSNLINSGTFEKVLSAKLPVSMLTSIKNSLENTPSYMFGFIGIERMLVLPLHIALSLVVLYGIKKGKKIYLLYAIIIHAIVDFPAALYQAGKIKSIFLIEGVVLVVAIISLIFIIKSKVLFDKTSSEKVY
- a CDS encoding helix-turn-helix domain-containing protein — encoded protein: MSINDQNSASSMNVNIGEYIKEIREEKDLSINQLALYSNVSAAHISRIERGLRAPSPDILKKISSALKVSYELLMTLAGYIEGKNINTQLKENMINVEINENLPDKTNDVDNILGKRIKLLRTENGLTQEEFGKPYNLKKSTISQYESGFSKPDDELKKRIVSDFNVSLDWLMGLTDIRNPYSNNINTSSPKSLGKIISEYRQKNNLSLQDFATKADLECEYVDNLEKEKVSRSPSLGDVCKIAQSMNTPEMDLLEQIGYVKPNPESDKILKKCNELLEEYIKSHKDDDENNLRSKGLYTTLLIKKLFEDGLINDDGEIDDSYIELIKASLKTDSKLLNKISDQ
- a CDS encoding helix-turn-helix domain-containing protein; its protein translation is MDNLINLDKLRQYMKENNISKSELAEIIGVNYTTVYRIFKGTRKPGVKFISKLLSSNISLKHDEIFL